The following are from one region of the Microbacterium paraoxydans genome:
- a CDS encoding YccF domain-containing protein, which yields MRTILNIIWVILAGWALFLGYVLAGLLLCIPIITIPWAIASFRIAAYAIWPFGREVVSKPTAGVGSFLGNVLWVILAGWWLALGHIVSGLALCITIIGIPMGIADFKMVPVSLMPLGKEIVSTRQGAFDRTL from the coding sequence ATGCGCACGATCCTCAACATCATCTGGGTCATCCTCGCGGGCTGGGCGCTCTTCCTCGGCTACGTGCTGGCCGGCCTGCTGCTGTGCATCCCGATCATCACGATCCCGTGGGCCATCGCGTCGTTCCGTATCGCCGCCTACGCCATCTGGCCGTTCGGGCGCGAGGTCGTCAGCAAGCCGACGGCCGGCGTCGGGTCGTTCCTCGGGAACGTGCTCTGGGTCATCCTCGCGGGGTGGTGGCTCGCGCTCGGCCACATCGTGTCGGGACTCGCGCTGTGCATCACCATCATCGGCATCCCGATGGGCATCGCCGACTTCAAGATGGTCCCGGTGTCGCTCATGCCGCTCGGCAAGGAGATCGTCTCCACCCGTCAGGGCGCGTTCGACCGCACGCTCTGA
- a CDS encoding glycerophosphodiester phosphodiesterase family protein — MPSKSPLVIGHRGAPGHRPEHTRSSYELALAMGVDAVEPDVVATQDGVLVVRHENEISGTTDVADHPEFADRRTTRRVDGAALTGWFTEDFTWAELSTLRCRERLPKLRASSASFDGMEPILRLRDVLDLVRAAAQEQGRPIGVVLEVKHATHFASIGLDLAPLIAQELRDAGWAAGELPLIVESFESTVLGQLRAVGVDASFVYLIEAAGQPYDLLVAEGSKALSYPETVTPGSLDRLVGRVDGISVDKKMLLVPGTALVADAHARGLTVFTWTCRPENAFLAAPYRGPGGKSAFGHYEAEWGVIARQGVDGVFVDHPDLGVAFFRS, encoded by the coding sequence GTGCCCAGCAAATCCCCGCTCGTCATCGGGCACCGCGGTGCCCCGGGCCACCGACCGGAGCACACCCGCTCGTCCTACGAGCTCGCCCTCGCGATGGGGGTCGACGCCGTCGAGCCGGATGTGGTCGCCACCCAGGACGGCGTCCTGGTCGTGCGGCACGAGAACGAGATCTCCGGCACCACGGACGTCGCCGATCACCCCGAGTTCGCCGACCGCCGCACGACGCGGCGCGTGGACGGCGCCGCACTGACCGGCTGGTTCACGGAGGACTTCACCTGGGCGGAGCTGTCCACGCTGCGCTGCCGGGAACGGCTGCCGAAGCTCCGGGCATCCAGCGCCTCCTTCGACGGCATGGAACCCATCCTGCGCCTGCGCGACGTCCTGGACCTCGTACGGGCGGCCGCGCAGGAGCAGGGCCGGCCGATCGGCGTCGTGCTCGAGGTGAAGCACGCCACGCATTTCGCGAGCATCGGGCTCGACCTCGCGCCCCTCATCGCGCAGGAGCTGCGGGATGCGGGGTGGGCGGCGGGGGAGCTGCCGCTGATCGTGGAGAGCTTCGAATCGACCGTGCTCGGACAGCTCCGCGCCGTGGGGGTCGACGCGAGCTTCGTCTACCTCATCGAGGCGGCGGGACAGCCGTACGACCTCCTCGTCGCCGAGGGGTCGAAGGCCCTGAGCTACCCGGAGACCGTGACCCCCGGGAGTCTGGACCGCCTGGTCGGTCGGGTCGACGGGATCAGCGTCGACAAGAAGATGCTCCTGGTGCCGGGCACGGCGCTGGTCGCCGATGCGCACGCCCGCGGCTTGACCGTCTTCACGTGGACCTGCCGCCCGGAGAACGCCTTCCTCGCGGCGCCCTACCGCGGTCCGGGAGGCAAGAGCGCGTTCGGGCACTACGAGGCCGAGTGGGGCGTGATCGCCCGGCAGGGCGTGGACGGCGTCTTCGTCGACCACCCCGATCTCGGCGTGGCGTTCTTCCGCAGCTGA
- a CDS encoding Bax inhibitor-1/YccA family protein: MSNFAFNNPAFQQQDPRNVATYPGAPQGAQGAQAASLQHGAMDAAANAQLEGMYAAPAAGALETDRMSVEDTVWKTAGLFGILLVTAVVGWVLTLGGLDVPRYDPYNPAAVNVLPWALGALGGFVLAMVITFTSRKKVRPALIFAYAAFEGLFIGGISAFFEVRWPGIVFQATLATVSVVGVTLALFASGKIRASKKATKIFMIAMIGYLVFSLLNLVLMWTGVNTNAFGLFSQEIMGIPLGLIIGVLVVIMAAYSLVLDFDQIQQGVRNGAPRKYGWLGGFGIMVTVVWLYVEILRIIAIARGNN, from the coding sequence ATGAGCAACTTCGCTTTCAACAATCCTGCTTTCCAGCAGCAGGACCCGCGCAACGTCGCGACCTACCCGGGTGCGCCCCAGGGCGCTCAAGGCGCGCAGGCCGCGTCGCTCCAGCACGGCGCGATGGATGCCGCCGCCAACGCGCAGCTCGAGGGCATGTACGCCGCTCCCGCCGCGGGAGCCCTCGAGACCGACCGGATGTCCGTCGAGGACACCGTGTGGAAGACCGCCGGCCTCTTCGGCATCCTCCTCGTCACCGCCGTCGTCGGCTGGGTGCTGACGCTCGGCGGCCTCGACGTGCCGCGCTACGACCCGTACAACCCCGCCGCCGTCAACGTGCTGCCCTGGGCTCTCGGGGCGCTCGGCGGCTTCGTGCTGGCGATGGTCATCACCTTCACCTCGCGCAAGAAGGTCCGCCCCGCGCTGATCTTCGCCTACGCGGCCTTCGAGGGGCTCTTCATCGGCGGCATCTCGGCGTTCTTCGAGGTCCGCTGGCCCGGCATCGTCTTCCAGGCGACGCTCGCGACCGTCTCGGTCGTCGGCGTGACCCTCGCCCTCTTCGCCAGTGGCAAGATCCGCGCGTCCAAGAAGGCCACGAAGATCTTCATGATCGCGATGATCGGCTACCTGGTCTTCTCGCTCCTGAACCTCGTCCTCATGTGGACCGGCGTCAACACCAACGCCTTCGGACTCTTCAGCCAGGAGATCATGGGCATCCCGCTCGGCCTCATCATCGGCGTCCTCGTCGTGATCATGGCGGCGTACTCCCTGGTGCTCGACTTCGACCAGATCCAGCAGGGCGTCCGCAACGGCGCTCCGCGCAAGTACGGCTGGCTCGGCGGCTTCGGCATCATGGTCACCGTCGTCTGGCTCTACGTCGAGATCCTCCGGATCATCGCGATCGCCCGCGGCAACAACTGA
- a CDS encoding YciI family protein: MKFMLIMRATDDAVAAYQEMPFEQVVEAMGRYNESMMKAGVLVAGEGLTDAAEGFVVDFSAEKPLITDGPYGETKELFNGFWIIEVSSREEAAEWASRAPLGPGSFLEVRRVTGPEDFPADNEWIEKEAGWREEQARRAEQA; this comes from the coding sequence ATGAAGTTCATGCTCATCATGCGCGCGACCGACGACGCGGTGGCGGCCTATCAGGAGATGCCCTTCGAGCAGGTCGTCGAGGCCATGGGCCGGTACAACGAGTCCATGATGAAGGCGGGCGTCCTCGTCGCGGGCGAGGGGCTGACCGACGCGGCCGAGGGCTTCGTCGTCGACTTCAGCGCCGAGAAGCCGCTCATCACTGACGGCCCCTATGGGGAGACGAAGGAGCTTTTCAACGGCTTCTGGATCATCGAGGTCTCCTCGCGGGAGGAGGCCGCGGAATGGGCGAGCCGGGCGCCGCTCGGACCGGGATCGTTCCTCGAGGTGCGCCGGGTGACCGGGCCGGAGGACTTCCCCGCCGACAACGAGTGGATCGAGAAGGAGGCGGGCTGGCGGGAGGAGCAGGCCCGCCGCGCCGAGCAGGCGTGA
- a CDS encoding ABC transporter ATP-binding protein — MTGIVVDDVSRAFGDVQAVRGATLRAEAGRVTGLVGPNGAGKTTLLLMLASLLAPDSGSIRIGGIDPEADPLAARRVLGWMPDALGAWPSLTARETIVTTARLYGIDRADAERRAQHLLGLVGLGELADSAAKVLSRGQKQKLGLARALVHDPQVLLLDEPASGLDPEARVQLRVLLRRFAAEGRTVLISSHVLSELEEVVDDAVFLVGGAVVDAAPAQSTVRAWRVRLAGATAERLNADTWQVASTLGLAPESLAVDRGAVLVGFPGEDAAARSLRLLVEAGLPVAEFAPAQSDLEHTFLALRHPQPPAATTPPPPPPAAPHGTEAGA; from the coding sequence ATGACCGGAATAGTGGTGGACGACGTCAGCAGGGCGTTCGGGGACGTGCAGGCCGTGCGAGGGGCCACGCTGCGCGCAGAGGCGGGAAGGGTGACGGGCCTGGTGGGCCCGAACGGCGCGGGCAAGACGACGCTGCTCCTCATGCTCGCCTCGCTGCTCGCCCCCGACAGCGGCTCGATCCGCATCGGCGGTATCGACCCCGAAGCCGACCCGCTCGCCGCCCGTCGCGTGCTGGGGTGGATGCCGGACGCCCTCGGCGCCTGGCCCTCGCTCACGGCCCGCGAGACGATCGTGACCACGGCCCGCCTCTACGGGATCGACCGCGCGGACGCGGAGCGGCGGGCGCAGCACCTCCTCGGTCTCGTCGGCCTGGGAGAGCTCGCGGATTCCGCCGCGAAGGTGCTCTCCCGCGGGCAGAAGCAGAAGCTCGGCCTCGCCCGCGCTCTCGTCCACGACCCGCAGGTGCTGCTCCTCGACGAGCCCGCGTCGGGTCTCGACCCCGAGGCCCGCGTGCAGTTGCGGGTGCTGCTGCGCCGCTTCGCGGCCGAAGGACGCACGGTCCTCATCTCCAGCCACGTGCTGTCCGAGCTGGAAGAGGTCGTCGACGACGCCGTCTTCCTCGTCGGCGGGGCCGTCGTGGATGCCGCCCCGGCGCAGAGTACGGTCCGCGCCTGGCGGGTGCGGCTCGCGGGTGCGACCGCGGAGCGCCTGAACGCGGACACGTGGCAGGTCGCATCGACCCTCGGACTGGCGCCCGAGTCCCTCGCTGTGGACCGCGGCGCCGTCCTCGTCGGCTTCCCCGGGGAGGATGCCGCCGCCCGGTCGCTGCGTCTCCTCGTGGAGGCGGGACTGCCCGTCGCGGAGTTCGCACCCGCGCAGAGCGATCTGGAGCACACGTTCCTCGCGCTCCGGCACCCGCAGCCGCCCGCGGCGACGACCCCGCCGCCCCCGCCGCCTGCGGCACCCCACGGAACGGAGGCGGGAGCATGA
- a CDS encoding ABC transporter permease has protein sequence MSLANIGVIARLELTQRLRSVGWYVLLGVFALVLLGVTGLSFAVYSWGEDVGAGVSSIVVNVVLLLVVLVSPTLSGNAINGDREAATLAPIQVTAASTGDIMLGKLLAAIATGGAFLLVAVPFLAASLLAGGTAPIVLFVALLVLAVEIIIVAAIGVGLSGLIARPLFSVASTYLVVSALVIGTIIVFALGGLAVRSEATSYSRPYDSNGNVDCESWERYTYEAPRFDLVWWALAANPFVVLADATPTEFSTDGYPVDLYGQIKWGVRSAQLSPLEQRWDDCDPESGSQTAEQVIDETVPSWFVGLGVQVVLAGALFAGAWARTRTPARRLPPGTRIA, from the coding sequence ATGAGCCTCGCGAACATCGGCGTCATCGCGCGCCTCGAACTGACCCAGCGGCTGCGGAGCGTCGGCTGGTACGTGCTCCTCGGCGTCTTCGCGCTCGTGCTCCTCGGCGTCACCGGTCTGTCGTTCGCCGTGTACTCCTGGGGAGAGGATGTCGGGGCGGGCGTGTCGTCCATCGTCGTCAACGTGGTCCTGCTGCTCGTCGTGCTCGTCTCTCCCACCCTCAGCGGCAACGCCATCAACGGCGACCGGGAGGCGGCCACGCTCGCGCCGATCCAGGTCACCGCGGCGTCGACCGGCGACATCATGCTGGGCAAGCTGCTCGCGGCGATCGCGACGGGCGGCGCGTTCCTCCTGGTGGCGGTTCCCTTCCTCGCGGCGTCGCTGCTGGCGGGCGGGACCGCTCCGATCGTGCTGTTCGTGGCGCTGCTCGTCCTCGCCGTCGAGATCATCATCGTCGCCGCGATCGGCGTCGGCCTGAGCGGACTCATCGCCCGCCCGCTCTTCTCCGTCGCGTCCACCTACCTCGTGGTGTCCGCGCTCGTCATCGGCACGATCATCGTCTTCGCGCTCGGCGGTCTGGCCGTGCGCAGCGAGGCGACGAGCTACAGCCGCCCCTACGACAGCAACGGCAACGTGGACTGCGAGAGCTGGGAGCGCTACACGTACGAGGCGCCGCGGTTCGACCTCGTGTGGTGGGCGCTCGCCGCCAACCCGTTCGTCGTGCTCGCCGACGCGACCCCCACCGAGTTCAGCACGGACGGCTACCCGGTCGATCTGTACGGGCAGATCAAGTGGGGTGTCCGCAGCGCGCAGCTCTCGCCGCTGGAGCAGCGCTGGGACGACTGCGATCCGGAGAGCGGTTCGCAGACGGCCGAACAGGTGATCGACGAGACCGTGCCGAGCTGGTTCGTCGGGCTCGGCGTGCAGGTCGTGCTCGCCGGAGCGCTGTTCGCGGGAGCATGGGCTCGCACCCGGACGCCCGCGCGGCGGCTGCCGCCCGGCACGCGGATCGCCTGA
- a CDS encoding lamin tail domain-containing protein: MPRLHSVAAVTAACALSAAALIAAPVAASGAIPPGEPAPTADAGLVLNEIVYDDAATGLADQIEIYNAGSASVDLTGWRVSDEKRDSFGTAPAGTVLAPGAFLVLVKDVDFAFGLGKGDEVVLHDPEGVEVDSYAYANTAPLAVWARCPDGTGDWAHATAATPGAPNDCQVAPVAGSIRINEVDSQPADWVEFHNPGTEALDVSGYEIRDNSDDHRWRFLPGTTIEPQAFLVVDEGTIGLVDGVEAAFRDPIGIGSADRIRLFDTAGTLVDDTQPWEGHAAIDGDFAAATLARCPDGTGAFVLAYATPGAANSCVLPDVAINEIESNGDATDWVEVVNTGSTTVDLSGWTVMDGDPVGHASETTPLPAGTLLPPGGYRVFDQPADFVFGLGNGDTVTLRDANGLMIDEHVYSAHADGVWARCADGTGAFVDAPAATKGQRNACGNPVRINEVESDGGAPDDWIELVNPTGASLEIGGVVVKDDDDDHAYTVPVGTTIPAGGFFVIERSALGFGLGAGDAVRLFDGELLIDETAWGEGHAATSWGRCPDTTGAFAATAKPTKGAPNVCAGEVAVGTWPGSAEVRVLDDVPTFLEDSSGLDVQETADGAFLWAVDNGEGRIWKLEAHADGSVEKAAGWDEGKRVRFAKDAGNPGAAGPDTEGITVDGRGLVYVASERDNSAKGVNQNVLLQVDPDAAAGDLVAQREWDLTAMLPAVGANLGIEAVQWVPDSALNGKLFDDTTGTAYDPAVHPGHGDGLFFVAVEDDGHVYAFALAADGTATLVSEISPGLTGVMALDWDAVRGTLWAVCDDGCQGRSAELTLNGTARPGIAHYARPAGMPDINNEGFATAPASLAVDGQRPVWWFADGFASEALRTSTLPGGTGAENPGGENPGGENPGGENPGAENPPLPGTELVDGNRHGVTVDPAVAAPGQRVTVTVGADAAGARAEVWMYSVPVRLAAGTLSATGALTVTVPVDAPLGAHRIAVYAADGTLLGWADLRVTAAGEGLAATGADLPVAATALALMLLTTGVLALRRRKRTA; this comes from the coding sequence ATGCCCCGACTGCACTCCGTGGCGGCCGTCACGGCGGCGTGCGCGCTGAGCGCCGCCGCCCTGATCGCCGCCCCCGTCGCCGCCTCCGGTGCCATCCCTCCCGGCGAGCCCGCGCCGACCGCCGACGCAGGGCTCGTCCTCAACGAGATCGTCTACGACGATGCGGCGACCGGGCTCGCCGACCAGATCGAGATCTACAACGCGGGCTCGGCGAGCGTCGACCTGACGGGCTGGCGGGTCTCGGACGAGAAGCGCGACAGCTTCGGCACGGCACCGGCCGGGACGGTGCTCGCGCCGGGCGCGTTCCTCGTCCTGGTGAAGGACGTGGACTTCGCCTTCGGGCTGGGCAAGGGGGATGAGGTCGTCCTCCACGACCCGGAGGGGGTCGAGGTCGATTCCTACGCCTACGCGAACACCGCGCCGCTGGCGGTCTGGGCGCGCTGCCCCGACGGGACGGGCGACTGGGCGCATGCCACGGCGGCGACACCGGGCGCGCCCAACGACTGTCAGGTCGCGCCGGTCGCGGGGTCGATCCGCATCAACGAGGTCGACTCGCAGCCGGCCGACTGGGTCGAGTTCCACAACCCGGGGACGGAGGCGCTCGATGTCTCCGGGTACGAGATCCGCGACAACTCCGATGACCACCGGTGGCGCTTCCTGCCGGGCACCACGATCGAACCACAAGCGTTCCTCGTCGTCGATGAGGGCACGATCGGGCTCGTCGACGGCGTGGAGGCGGCGTTCCGCGACCCGATCGGCATCGGCAGCGCCGACCGCATCCGCCTCTTCGACACCGCGGGCACGCTCGTCGACGATACGCAGCCCTGGGAGGGACACGCCGCCATCGACGGGGACTTCGCCGCCGCCACGCTCGCGCGCTGCCCGGACGGTACCGGCGCTTTCGTGCTCGCGTACGCGACCCCGGGAGCGGCGAACTCCTGCGTCCTCCCTGATGTCGCGATCAACGAGATCGAGTCCAACGGGGACGCGACCGACTGGGTCGAGGTCGTGAACACCGGCAGCACCACGGTCGACCTGTCCGGCTGGACCGTCATGGACGGCGATCCGGTCGGACACGCCTCGGAGACGACGCCGCTGCCGGCGGGGACGCTGCTGCCTCCGGGCGGATACCGGGTCTTCGATCAGCCCGCCGACTTCGTCTTCGGACTGGGCAACGGCGACACCGTGACGCTGCGGGACGCGAACGGACTCATGATCGACGAGCACGTCTACTCCGCGCACGCCGACGGCGTCTGGGCACGCTGCGCCGACGGGACGGGCGCGTTCGTCGACGCGCCCGCAGCGACGAAGGGCCAGCGCAACGCCTGCGGGAACCCGGTGCGGATCAACGAGGTCGAGTCGGACGGCGGCGCGCCGGACGACTGGATCGAGCTCGTCAACCCGACCGGCGCCTCGCTCGAGATCGGTGGCGTCGTCGTGAAGGACGACGACGACGACCACGCCTACACCGTTCCCGTCGGCACGACGATCCCGGCCGGAGGCTTCTTCGTCATCGAGCGTTCGGCCCTCGGCTTCGGGCTGGGCGCGGGCGACGCCGTCCGCCTCTTCGACGGTGAGCTGCTCATCGACGAGACCGCCTGGGGCGAGGGCCACGCGGCGACCTCCTGGGGCCGCTGCCCTGACACCACGGGAGCCTTCGCGGCGACCGCGAAGCCGACGAAGGGCGCGCCGAACGTGTGCGCGGGCGAGGTCGCCGTCGGCACCTGGCCGGGGTCGGCCGAAGTGCGGGTGCTCGACGACGTGCCGACGTTCCTCGAGGACAGCTCCGGCCTCGACGTGCAGGAGACCGCGGACGGGGCATTCCTCTGGGCCGTGGACAACGGGGAGGGGCGCATCTGGAAGCTCGAGGCCCACGCGGACGGCTCGGTGGAGAAGGCCGCGGGCTGGGACGAGGGCAAGCGTGTGCGCTTCGCCAAGGACGCCGGGAACCCGGGCGCCGCAGGGCCGGACACCGAAGGCATTACAGTCGACGGGAGGGGCCTGGTCTACGTGGCGTCCGAGCGCGACAACAGCGCCAAGGGCGTGAACCAGAACGTGCTGCTGCAGGTCGATCCGGACGCGGCGGCCGGCGATCTCGTGGCGCAGCGGGAATGGGATCTCACGGCGATGCTCCCGGCGGTCGGCGCGAACCTCGGCATCGAGGCCGTGCAGTGGGTGCCGGACAGTGCGCTGAACGGAAAGCTCTTCGACGACACCACCGGGACCGCCTACGACCCGGCCGTGCATCCGGGACACGGCGACGGCCTCTTCTTCGTCGCGGTGGAGGACGACGGGCACGTCTACGCCTTCGCGCTCGCCGCGGACGGCACGGCCACGCTCGTCTCCGAGATCTCCCCCGGGCTCACCGGTGTCATGGCGCTCGACTGGGATGCCGTCCGCGGCACCCTGTGGGCGGTGTGCGACGACGGCTGCCAGGGCCGCTCCGCCGAGCTCACCTTGAACGGGACCGCCCGGCCCGGGATCGCTCACTACGCGCGGCCCGCCGGCATGCCCGACATCAACAACGAGGGCTTCGCGACGGCTCCCGCGTCGCTCGCGGTCGACGGACAGCGTCCGGTGTGGTGGTTCGCCGATGGCTTCGCCTCGGAGGCGCTGCGCACCAGCACGCTGCCGGGCGGCACAGGCGCCGAGAACCCCGGTGGGGAGAACCCCGGCGGCGAGAACCCTGGTGGGGAGAACCCTGGTGCGGAGAACCCGCCGCTTCCCGGCACGGAGCTCGTGGACGGCAACCGCCACGGCGTCACCGTCGATCCGGCGGTGGCCGCACCGGGGCAGCGGGTCACCGTCACGGTCGGCGCGGATGCCGCGGGAGCGCGGGCGGAGGTCTGGATGTACTCCGTCCCGGTCCGCCTGGCTGCCGGGACGCTTTCGGCGACGGGTGCCCTCACGGTCACCGTTCCGGTGGACGCGCCACTGGGCGCGCACCGCATCGCGGTCTACGCGGCGGATGGGACGCTCCTCGGCTGGGCCGACCTGCGCGTCACCGCCGCGGGCGAGGGGCTGGCCGCGACGGGAGCGGACCTGCCGGTGGCCGCCACCGCGCTCGCGTTGATGCTCCTCACGACCGGGGTCCTCGCGCTGCGCCGTCGGAAGCGCACCGCCTGA
- a CDS encoding RNA polymerase sigma factor: MDRSPDPVTSSAASAQEAAERAVAAVWRIESARIVGTLTRMVGDFGLAEDLAQEALVAALRQWPVEGVPRNAAAWLTTVAKRKAVDGWRRRERLDDRLALIAHDLEREKAQGPELPWDPDAVDDDVLRLLFIACHPVLSREAQVALTLRVVGGLSSEEIARAFLVPTATVQQRIVRAKKTLAAAHAPFELPPREEQPARLGAVLGVLYLIFNEAHAASSGPEWMRPELSDEAIRLARVLAALQPREPEVHGLLALLELTAARFPARTDRNGNPVLLADQDRRRWDRSRIARGRAALARADGLGRGRGPYSLQAAIAECHAVAPSLEETEWDRIVVLYEALSRLTPSPVVELNRAAAVAMATGPASALRLIDELAASGALHGYHLLPATRGELLRRLGRESEARSEFAAAAGLAGNDRERELLERKARGAAS, from the coding sequence ATGGACCGCTCACCCGACCCCGTGACGAGCTCGGCCGCCTCCGCGCAGGAGGCGGCCGAGCGGGCCGTCGCGGCGGTGTGGCGCATCGAGTCCGCGCGCATCGTCGGCACACTGACGCGGATGGTCGGCGACTTCGGTCTGGCGGAGGACCTCGCGCAGGAGGCTCTGGTCGCCGCGCTGCGGCAGTGGCCCGTTGAGGGGGTGCCACGCAACGCCGCGGCGTGGCTCACGACCGTGGCGAAGCGGAAGGCGGTGGACGGGTGGCGCCGCCGCGAGCGGCTGGACGACCGCCTCGCTCTGATCGCGCACGACCTCGAACGGGAGAAGGCGCAGGGGCCCGAGCTGCCCTGGGACCCGGATGCCGTGGACGACGATGTGCTGCGCCTCCTCTTCATCGCGTGCCACCCGGTGCTCTCCCGGGAGGCGCAGGTCGCGCTGACGCTGCGGGTCGTGGGTGGTCTGTCGAGTGAGGAGATCGCCCGCGCCTTCCTCGTCCCCACGGCGACCGTGCAGCAACGGATCGTGCGCGCGAAGAAGACGCTGGCGGCCGCGCACGCGCCGTTCGAGTTGCCGCCGCGGGAAGAGCAGCCGGCGCGGCTCGGCGCGGTCCTCGGTGTGCTCTATCTCATCTTCAACGAGGCGCACGCGGCCAGCAGCGGTCCGGAGTGGATGCGGCCGGAGCTGAGCGACGAGGCCATCCGGCTCGCCAGGGTGCTCGCCGCGCTGCAGCCTCGGGAACCGGAGGTTCACGGCCTGCTCGCGCTCCTGGAGCTCACCGCCGCACGCTTCCCGGCGCGGACCGACCGGAACGGGAACCCGGTGCTGCTCGCGGATCAGGACCGTCGGCGGTGGGACCGCAGCCGCATCGCGCGGGGGAGAGCGGCCCTGGCGCGGGCGGACGGGCTCGGCCGTGGACGCGGCCCCTACAGTCTGCAGGCCGCCATCGCCGAATGCCATGCCGTCGCGCCGTCCCTGGAGGAGACCGAGTGGGACCGCATCGTCGTCCTCTACGAGGCGCTCAGCCGGCTCACTCCGTCCCCGGTGGTGGAGCTCAATCGCGCGGCCGCCGTGGCCATGGCCACCGGGCCCGCCTCCGCCCTGCGGCTGATAGATGAGTTGGCGGCGTCCGGGGCGCTGCACGGCTACCACCTGCTTCCCGCCACGCGCGGCGAGCTGCTGCGCCGACTCGGGCGGGAGAGCGAGGCGCGCAGCGAGTTCGCGGCGGCCGCGGGACTGGCCGGCAACGACCGTGAGCGCGAGCTCCTGGAGCGCAAGGCGCGTGGCGCCGCGAGCTGA
- a CDS encoding GlsB/YeaQ/YmgE family stress response membrane protein — protein MSFLGFLLLGLIAGAIAKLILPGKQGGGWFITLLLGVVGALLGGWLGSLILNRPLTEFWDLGTWLLAIGGSIIVLLIYGLIAGRGQRVND, from the coding sequence ATGAGTTTTCTCGGCTTTCTTCTTCTCGGCCTCATCGCCGGAGCCATCGCGAAGCTGATCCTGCCCGGCAAGCAGGGTGGCGGATGGTTCATCACCCTGCTGCTCGGCGTCGTCGGCGCCCTGCTCGGCGGCTGGCTCGGCAGCCTGATCCTCAACCGTCCGCTCACCGAGTTCTGGGACCTCGGGACCTGGCTCCTCGCCATCGGCGGTTCGATCATCGTGCTGCTGATCTACGGCCTCATCGCCGGCCGCGGCCAGCGGGTCAACGACTGA